A genomic stretch from Lathyrus oleraceus cultivar Zhongwan6 chromosome 2, CAAS_Psat_ZW6_1.0, whole genome shotgun sequence includes:
- the LOC127117941 gene encoding KRR1 small subunit processome component homolog encodes MKSPFTESTLDENDVENEVPKGKKKGKHDKPKPWDDDPNIDHWKVEKFDPSWNEGGMLEVSSFSTLFPQYREKYLQEAWPLVKSSLKEFAISAELNLVEGSMTVSTTRKTKDPYIIVKARDLIRLLSRSVPAPQAIKILDDEMQCDIIKISGMVRNKERFVKRRQHLVGPNSSTLKALEILSGCYILVQGNTVSVMGSYKGLKQVRRIVEECMLNKMHPVYNIKILMMKKELEKDPALAQENWDRFLPKFNKKNVKQKKVSAKQKKPYTPFPPPQQPSKVDIELETGEYFMSDKKKSKKKWQERQEKQAEKTAENKRKREESFIPPKESAKPVDNSEDANNNVTEMAMSLKEKTKKFGKRKSEENINAETYIIGSSEQSSRKKSKQQRS; translated from the exons ATGAAGTCACCATTCACGGAATCAACACTGGACGAGAACGACGTAGAAAACGAAGTACCGAAAGGAAAGAAAAAAGGTAAACACGATAAACCAAAACCCTGGGACGACGACCCCAACATCGACCACTGGAAGGTCGAAAAGTTCGATCCATCATGGAACGAAGGTGGAATGCTCGAAGTGAGTTCATTCTCCACTCTCTTCCCTCAATATCGCGAAAAGTATCTCCAAGAAGCTTGGCCTCTCGTTAAGTCCTCCCTCAAAGAATTCGCCATCTCTGCTGAACTTAACTTG GTTGAGGGTTCAATGACAGTTTCAACTACCAGGAAGACTAAGGATCCTTATATTATTGTTAAAGCTAGGGATCTTATCAGGCTTCTTTCTCGGAGTGTTCCTGCTCCTCAG GCAATAAAAATACTTGACGATGAAATGCAATGCGACATCATTAAAATTAGCGGGATGGTTCGCAATAAG GAGCGTTTCGTGAAAAGAAGACAACATCTTGTGGGTCCCAATTCTTCTACTTTGAAG GCTCTTGAGATACTCTCGGGCTGTTACATTCTTGTCCAG GGAAACACTGTTTCTGTGATGGGTTCATACAAAGGTTTGAAGCAAGTTAGAAGGATTGTTGAGGAATGCATGCTGAATAAAATGCATCCCGTCTACAACATAAAG ATTCTTATGATGAAGAAGGAACTTGAAAAGGACCCAGCACTTGCCCAAGAGAACTGGGATAGGTTTCTTCCAAAGTTTAACAA GAAAAATGTAAAGCAAAAGAAGGTTAGCGCTAAACAGAAGAAGCCATATACTCCCTTCCCTCCTCCTCAACAGCCTAGTAAG GTTGATATAGAATTAGAAACTGGAGAATACTTTATGAGTGACAAAAAGAAATCGAAAAAGAAGTGGCAAGAGAGGCAGGAGAAGCAGGCTGAAAAAACCGCTGAAAACAAAAGAAAACGAGAAGAATCCTTTATCCCACCCAAG GAATCTGCAAAACCGGTGGATAACTCTGAGGATGCTAATAATAACGTAACTGAAATGGCAATGTCCTTAAAG GAAAAAACAAAGAAGTTTGGGAAGCGCAAATCTGAAGAAAATATAAATGCTGAGACATATATTATTGGGTCGTCAGAACAGTCATCAAGAAAGAAATCTAAGCAACAAAGGTCTTAA